One stretch of Paracoccaceae bacterium Fryx2 DNA includes these proteins:
- a CDS encoding phage tail protein: MPFIVSAVVAVAGAISGVLAAGGIGAALIRIGGTLLLSYAAQALMPKPQATLQNRTVTIREPVVPRDLVYGRTRKGGVIVFLNSSGSDNTYLDLVIVLATHRVNSIGAVYFEGEVALNAAGAAQGRWAGKVTIEKKLGDANQTAFAGLKAALPDKWTENHRLRGCAAIHLRLTYDQDAYPGGIPNITVDLEGKNDIWDPRIQASVYCENPALCLADYMSNTTWGIGARIGQLDGIDEMALIEAANICDEPVALAGGGTEPRYACNGVITLSEVPKTIIEGLLTSFAGRCAFSGGAWRIHAGAWRAPSVALTSDHVREAGLTLATRVTMSSNFNGVRGQFVSPENDWQPDDFPAYASAAYLAEDGGEQKWRDISLPFTISAAMAQRLAKIELERARRQMTVRLSGKLSAWAATVGDVVTLSYARWGFAAKPFEVQGVSLDLAASGDAALLLPELVLRETSLLVYDWAASEAQIYAAAPRTALPNAYDVPAPGPPTVTEDLYITRDGGGLKVLARVAWEAAPSGFVAGYQLQARQSVGADWLDYGRTDGTSLEIRDIAPGGWQFRVKAISVLGVSSVWQTASVEVLGLTAPPARLESLTLQTAGGLAILKWARSVDPDVRVGGNIVIRHSKEVTATWSDSYSMDRVGGGEAIAVVPLKPGTYLIRAEDSGGRAGPETRVSTKGAQVLAFSTLAYLQADPGFVGAKTGLQVVGSNLTLTTATTGGVTQVTAMEGQYDFAAGLDLGAVKRVRLRSEIGVAALALNDRIDARTALMDTWADFDGAAGAEIDVLFEIRETDDDPNSSPNWGPWGRLDNHEIEARAVEARAYLSTKDASYTPIVSQLRLYADEVA; this comes from the coding sequence ATGCCCTTCATCGTCTCAGCCGTCGTCGCCGTAGCGGGGGCGATCAGTGGGGTATTGGCCGCAGGTGGTATTGGCGCGGCCCTGATCCGGATCGGTGGTACGCTGCTGTTGTCTTATGCAGCACAGGCTTTGATGCCAAAGCCGCAGGCGACGCTGCAAAACCGCACGGTGACCATCCGCGAACCCGTGGTGCCGCGCGATCTGGTGTACGGCCGCACCCGCAAGGGCGGGGTTATCGTGTTTCTGAACTCCTCAGGGTCAGACAACACATATCTTGATTTGGTGATCGTGCTGGCGACGCACCGGGTTAACTCCATCGGCGCTGTTTATTTTGAAGGCGAGGTCGCGCTGAATGCTGCGGGGGCTGCGCAAGGTCGCTGGGCGGGCAAAGTAACAATCGAGAAGAAGCTGGGCGATGCCAACCAGACCGCGTTTGCGGGGCTGAAAGCAGCACTGCCTGACAAATGGACCGAGAACCACCGCTTGCGGGGCTGCGCTGCAATCCATCTGCGGCTGACCTATGACCAAGACGCCTACCCGGGCGGCATTCCAAACATCACAGTGGATCTTGAGGGCAAGAATGACATTTGGGATCCGCGCATCCAAGCGTCTGTTTATTGCGAAAACCCCGCACTTTGCTTGGCCGATTATATGTCAAACACCACATGGGGCATTGGCGCACGGATCGGGCAACTTGACGGCATTGATGAGATGGCCCTGATTGAGGCGGCCAACATCTGCGACGAGCCGGTGGCACTCGCAGGGGGTGGGACGGAACCGCGCTATGCCTGCAACGGTGTCATCACGCTCTCCGAGGTTCCCAAAACCATTATCGAGGGGTTGCTGACATCCTTCGCCGGACGCTGCGCTTTCTCGGGTGGGGCTTGGCGCATTCACGCAGGGGCCTGGCGCGCACCGTCCGTGGCGCTGACCTCAGATCATGTTCGCGAGGCCGGTTTGACCTTGGCCACGCGCGTGACGATGTCGTCAAACTTCAACGGGGTGCGCGGACAGTTCGTAAGCCCCGAGAATGACTGGCAGCCCGATGACTTTCCAGCCTATGCCAGTGCTGCCTATTTGGCGGAAGACGGCGGCGAGCAGAAATGGCGCGATATCTCGCTGCCCTTCACCATCTCTGCTGCGATGGCGCAGCGGCTGGCCAAGATCGAGCTGGAGCGTGCGCGGCGTCAAATGACGGTGCGACTGTCGGGCAAGCTGTCCGCTTGGGCGGCCACAGTCGGTGATGTGGTGACACTGTCCTACGCCCGTTGGGGCTTTGCTGCCAAACCGTTTGAGGTGCAGGGCGTCAGTCTTGATCTTGCGGCCTCGGGTGATGCGGCACTGCTGCTGCCAGAACTGGTCCTGCGCGAAACCTCGCTCTTGGTTTACGACTGGGCTGCAAGCGAGGCACAGATTTATGCCGCGGCCCCGCGCACGGCGCTTCCAAATGCTTATGATGTTCCAGCGCCGGGGCCGCCCACGGTTACAGAGGATCTTTATATCACCCGCGATGGTGGCGGGCTCAAGGTTCTGGCGCGCGTTGCCTGGGAGGCAGCCCCTTCAGGCTTTGTTGCTGGCTATCAATTGCAGGCTCGGCAGAGTGTAGGCGCTGATTGGCTGGATTATGGCCGCACCGATGGCACCAGCCTTGAGATCCGCGATATTGCGCCGGGGGGGTGGCAATTCCGGGTGAAAGCGATCTCGGTGCTGGGCGTGTCGTCGGTCTGGCAAACCGCGTCAGTTGAGGTCCTCGGCCTGACAGCACCTCCAGCCAGGCTGGAAAGCCTCACGCTGCAGACCGCGGGTGGCCTTGCCATCCTGAAATGGGCCCGCTCCGTTGATCCTGATGTGCGGGTTGGTGGCAATATCGTGATCCGCCATTCGAAAGAAGTCACGGCGACTTGGTCGGACAGCTATTCGATGGACCGGGTCGGTGGCGGTGAGGCTATTGCCGTGGTGCCTCTGAAGCCCGGGACATACCTGATCAGGGCAGAGGACAGTGGCGGCAGAGCGGGCCCGGAAACTCGCGTGTCTACTAAAGGCGCGCAGGTCTTGGCCTTCTCGACCTTGGCCTATCTGCAGGCCGATCCTGGGTTCGTGGGCGCAAAGACGGGTCTGCAGGTTGTGGGCTCAAACCTGACATTGACGACCGCAACAACTGGCGGCGTCACACAGGTCACGGCAATGGAGGGGCAATACGATTTTGCTGCCGGGCTCGATCTTGGGGCCGTCAAACGCGTGCGGCTGCGTTCTGAGATCGGCGTTGCAGCCTTGGCACTGAACGACCGGATCGATGCGCGCACAGCACTCATGGACACATGGGCCGACTTTGACGGCGCGGCCGGGGCTGAAATCGACGTGCTGTTCGAGATCCGCGAAACTGATGACGACCCAAACAGCAGCCCCAATTGGGGCCCTTGGGGTCGGCTCGACAACCATGAAATCGAAGCCCGCGCTGTTGAGGCCCGGGCCTATCTCTCCACCAAGGATGCGTCCTATACGCCCATCGTCTCCCAACTGCGGCTTTATGCCGATGAGGTCGCCTGA